Proteins co-encoded in one Malus domestica chromosome 09, GDT2T_hap1 genomic window:
- the LOC103442198 gene encoding uncharacterized protein isoform X1 — translation MATTEKAKEEKEGSNLLGSPTFKELDNGRFQCVETGHELLAKDIEIYSRSKRCRLGLIEYSLAHKKAPLNMFKQDPLSRSKLVCKLTGDTINKSEEHIWKHINGKRFLNKLEEKEEEKLKAKGVVENMDDQNPEIVPDQDGDGERKKKKKKNKKKKNKKKDDRVDEIMSGKSKSSDEEGDTEEADFWMPPVGERWDFDEGGDRWGSGSESENEDEEIDGAVSDGAFEDGDEESEELSKRTKRMSIEIGPSSFASRKKKSKKSTT, via the exons ATGGCGACGACTGAGAAGGCGAAGGAGGAAAAGGAAGGGAGCAACCTGCTGGGCTCGCCGACCTTCAAGGAGCTCGACAACGGCCGCTTCCAGTGCGTCGAGACAGGCCACGAATTGCTGGCCAAAGACATAGAAATTTACTCTCGGAGCAAACGGTGCCGTTTGGGTCTCATCGAATATTCCCTTGCCCATAAGAAAGCTCCTCTCAACATGTTCAAGCAGGATCCTCTTTCCCG TTCAAAGTTGGTGTGTAAGCTAACAGGGGATACTATCAATAAGTCAGAGGAGCACATTTGGAAGCATATAAATGGGAAACGGTTCCTCAACAAGCTCG aagagaaggaagaagagaagcTAAAAGCCAAGGGAGTGGTAGAAAATATGGATGATCAGAACCCGGAAATAGTACCTGACCAAGACGGAGacggagaaagaaagaagaagaagaaaaagaataagaagaagaagaataagaagaaggatGACAGAGTGGATGAGATTATGTCTGGAAAAAGTAAGTCTTCTGATGAGGAAGGTGATACTGAAGAAGCTGACTTTTGGATGCCACCAGTGGGAGAACGTTGGGACTTTGACGAGGGAGGTGACAGGTGGGGTTCCGGTTCAGAGTCAGAGAACGAGGATGAAGAGATCGATGGAGCTG TTTCAGATGGTGCATTTGAAGATGGCGACGAGGAGTCAGAAGAGCTCTCCAAGAG GACGAAAAGGATGTCCATAGAAATTGGACCAAGCAGCTTTGcttcaaggaagaagaagagtaaaAAGAGCACGACATGA
- the LOC103442198 gene encoding uncharacterized protein isoform X2, with the protein MATTEKAKEEKEGSNLLGSPTFKELDNGRFQCVETGHELLAKDIEIYSRSKRCRLGLIEYSLAHKKAPLNMFKQDPLSRSKLVCKLTGDTINKSEEHIWKHINGKRFLNKLEEKEEEKLKAKGVVENMDDQNPEIVPDQDGDGERKKKKKKNKKKKNKKKDDRVDEIMSGKSKSSDEEGDTEEADFWMPPVGERWDFDEGGDRWGSGSESENEDEEIDGADGAFEDGDEESEELSKRTKRMSIEIGPSSFASRKKKSKKSTT; encoded by the exons ATGGCGACGACTGAGAAGGCGAAGGAGGAAAAGGAAGGGAGCAACCTGCTGGGCTCGCCGACCTTCAAGGAGCTCGACAACGGCCGCTTCCAGTGCGTCGAGACAGGCCACGAATTGCTGGCCAAAGACATAGAAATTTACTCTCGGAGCAAACGGTGCCGTTTGGGTCTCATCGAATATTCCCTTGCCCATAAGAAAGCTCCTCTCAACATGTTCAAGCAGGATCCTCTTTCCCG TTCAAAGTTGGTGTGTAAGCTAACAGGGGATACTATCAATAAGTCAGAGGAGCACATTTGGAAGCATATAAATGGGAAACGGTTCCTCAACAAGCTCG aagagaaggaagaagagaagcTAAAAGCCAAGGGAGTGGTAGAAAATATGGATGATCAGAACCCGGAAATAGTACCTGACCAAGACGGAGacggagaaagaaagaagaagaagaaaaagaataagaagaagaagaataagaagaaggatGACAGAGTGGATGAGATTATGTCTGGAAAAAGTAAGTCTTCTGATGAGGAAGGTGATACTGAAGAAGCTGACTTTTGGATGCCACCAGTGGGAGAACGTTGGGACTTTGACGAGGGAGGTGACAGGTGGGGTTCCGGTTCAGAGTCAGAGAACGAGGATGAAGAGATCGATGGAGCTG ATGGTGCATTTGAAGATGGCGACGAGGAGTCAGAAGAGCTCTCCAAGAG GACGAAAAGGATGTCCATAGAAATTGGACCAAGCAGCTTTGcttcaaggaagaagaagagtaaaAAGAGCACGACATGA
- the LOC103442200 gene encoding uridine kinase-like protein 5 isoform X2 codes for MPFTHTLPFASMNSSAGVDPLTNGLKTNLSLNPSSNGNASNAKPSAKQPFFIGVAGGTASGKTTVCNMIISQLRDQRVVLVNQDSFYHSLDAEKLKRVHEYNFDHPEAFDTELLLSCMEHLKRGQAVSIPNYDFKTHQAIEPTRKVNPPDIIILEGILVLHDPRVRDLMNMKIFVDTDSDVRLSRRIQRDTVERGRNIENVLDQYARFVKPSFEEFILPSKKYADIIIPRGGDNDVAIDLIVQHIHTKLGQHELCKIYPNIVVIHSTFQIRGMHTLIRDAKTTKHDFVFYADRLIRLVVEHGLGQLPFKEKQIITPTGTVYSGVIFYKHLCGVSVIRSGESMENALRACCKGIKIGKILIHGKGNDGRELIYEKLPKDIASRHVLFLDPVLASGYSAIKAISLLLSKGVPETNIIFLNLIAAPHGIHAICKKFPKLKLVTSEIDESLNDDLRVIPGMGEFGDRYFGTDNEGEGTISSSRTPK; via the exons ATGCCCTTCACTCATACGCTTCCATTCGCTTCCATGAATTCATCTGCAGGTGTGGATCCATTGACCAATGGCCTCAAAACCAACCTGTCCCTCAATCCATCATCTAATGGCAACGCCTCCAATGCCAAACCCTCAGCCAAGCAACCGTTTTTCATCG GTGTTGCTGGTGGGACTGCGTCCGGAAAAACTACCGTCTGCAACATGATCATCTCCCAGCTGCGCGATCAGCGTGTTGTTCTCGTAAATCAA GATTCGTTTTATCATTCCTTGGATGCTGAGAAACTGAAAAGGGTTCATGAGTACAATTTTGATCATCCCG AGGCATTCGACACAGAGCTTTTGCTTTCTTGCATGGAGCACTTAAAGCGCGGACAGGCAGTCAGCATCCCGAATTATGATTTTAAGACTCATCAAGCTATAGAACCAACTCGGAAG GTTAACCCCCCAGACATCATCATTTTAGAAGGAATACTTGTTCTCCATGACCCTCGCGTCCGTGATCTCATGAACATGAAAATATTCGTCGACACAG ATTCTGATGTACGCCTTTCACGGAGAATTCAACGTGACACAGTTGAAAGAGGCAGAAATATCGAGAATGTGCTTGACCAA TATGCCAGATTCGTGAAGCCTAGTTTCGAAGAGTTCATACTTCCCTCGAAAAAATATGCAGACATCATCATTCCTCGAGGAGGAGATAACGATGTTGCAATCGACTTGATTGTACAACATATTCATACAAAGCTAGGCCAGCATGAACTGTGTAAAATATATCCAAACATCGTCGTTATACATTCAACGTTTCAG ATACGGGGAATGCACACCCTAATTCGCGATGCCAAAACAACGAAGCATGACTTCGTCTTTTATGCAGACCGTCTTATTCGCTTG GTTGTGGAGCATGGACTAGGTCAGCTTCCCTTCAAAGAAAAGCAGATCATTACCCCAACAG GAACTGTTTACAGTGGAGTTATTTTCTACAAACATTTGTGCGGCGTTTCAGTCATTAGAAG TGGAGAAAGCATGGAGAATGCACTTAGAGCATGCTGCAAGGGTATTAAAATCGGAAAAATCCTCATCCATGGAAAGGGTAACGATGGCCGAGAG TTGATCTATGAGAAGCTACCAAAAGATATCGCAAGCCGGCATGTGTTATTTCTTGATCCTGTTCTGGCTTCAG GATACTCCGCCATCAAAGCGATATCTCTGCTGCTCAGTAAGGGCGTACCTGAAACGAACATCATCTTCCTTAACCTCATAGCA GCGCCACATGGAATACATGCCATCTGCAAGAAATTTCCGAAGCTAAAACTCGTTACATCGGAGATCGATGAATCTCTGAACGACGACTTGCGCGTGATCCCGGGCATGGGAGAGTTCGGAGACCGTTACTTCGGCACAGATAACGAAGGAGAAGGTACCATTTCAAGTTCAAGGACGCCGAAATAA
- the LOC103442200 gene encoding uridine kinase-like protein 5 isoform X1, with translation MPFTHTLPFASMNSSAGVDPLTNGLKTNLSLNPSSNGNASNAKPSAKQPFFIGVAGGTASGKTTVCNMIISQLRDQRVVLVNQDSFYHSLDAEKLKRVHEYNFDHPEAFDTELLLSCMEHLKRGQAVSIPNYDFKTHQAIEPTRKVNPPDIIILEGILVLHDPRVRDLMNMKIFVDTVPPVQILMYAFHGEFNVTQLKEAEISRMCLTKLYARFVKPSFEEFILPSKKYADIIIPRGGDNDVAIDLIVQHIHTKLGQHELCKIYPNIVVIHSTFQIRGMHTLIRDAKTTKHDFVFYADRLIRLVVEHGLGQLPFKEKQIITPTGTVYSGVIFYKHLCGVSVIRSGESMENALRACCKGIKIGKILIHGKGNDGRELIYEKLPKDIASRHVLFLDPVLASGYSAIKAISLLLSKGVPETNIIFLNLIAAPHGIHAICKKFPKLKLVTSEIDESLNDDLRVIPGMGEFGDRYFGTDNEGEGTISSSRTPK, from the exons ATGCCCTTCACTCATACGCTTCCATTCGCTTCCATGAATTCATCTGCAGGTGTGGATCCATTGACCAATGGCCTCAAAACCAACCTGTCCCTCAATCCATCATCTAATGGCAACGCCTCCAATGCCAAACCCTCAGCCAAGCAACCGTTTTTCATCG GTGTTGCTGGTGGGACTGCGTCCGGAAAAACTACCGTCTGCAACATGATCATCTCCCAGCTGCGCGATCAGCGTGTTGTTCTCGTAAATCAA GATTCGTTTTATCATTCCTTGGATGCTGAGAAACTGAAAAGGGTTCATGAGTACAATTTTGATCATCCCG AGGCATTCGACACAGAGCTTTTGCTTTCTTGCATGGAGCACTTAAAGCGCGGACAGGCAGTCAGCATCCCGAATTATGATTTTAAGACTCATCAAGCTATAGAACCAACTCGGAAG GTTAACCCCCCAGACATCATCATTTTAGAAGGAATACTTGTTCTCCATGACCCTCGCGTCCGTGATCTCATGAACATGAAAATATTCGTCGACACAG TTCCACCAGTGCAGATTCTGATGTACGCCTTTCACGGAGAATTCAACGTGACACAGTTGAAAGAGGCAGAAATATCGAGAATGTGCTTGACCAAGTTG TATGCCAGATTCGTGAAGCCTAGTTTCGAAGAGTTCATACTTCCCTCGAAAAAATATGCAGACATCATCATTCCTCGAGGAGGAGATAACGATGTTGCAATCGACTTGATTGTACAACATATTCATACAAAGCTAGGCCAGCATGAACTGTGTAAAATATATCCAAACATCGTCGTTATACATTCAACGTTTCAG ATACGGGGAATGCACACCCTAATTCGCGATGCCAAAACAACGAAGCATGACTTCGTCTTTTATGCAGACCGTCTTATTCGCTTG GTTGTGGAGCATGGACTAGGTCAGCTTCCCTTCAAAGAAAAGCAGATCATTACCCCAACAG GAACTGTTTACAGTGGAGTTATTTTCTACAAACATTTGTGCGGCGTTTCAGTCATTAGAAG TGGAGAAAGCATGGAGAATGCACTTAGAGCATGCTGCAAGGGTATTAAAATCGGAAAAATCCTCATCCATGGAAAGGGTAACGATGGCCGAGAG TTGATCTATGAGAAGCTACCAAAAGATATCGCAAGCCGGCATGTGTTATTTCTTGATCCTGTTCTGGCTTCAG GATACTCCGCCATCAAAGCGATATCTCTGCTGCTCAGTAAGGGCGTACCTGAAACGAACATCATCTTCCTTAACCTCATAGCA GCGCCACATGGAATACATGCCATCTGCAAGAAATTTCCGAAGCTAAAACTCGTTACATCGGAGATCGATGAATCTCTGAACGACGACTTGCGCGTGATCCCGGGCATGGGAGAGTTCGGAGACCGTTACTTCGGCACAGATAACGAAGGAGAAGGTACCATTTCAAGTTCAAGGACGCCGAAATAA